Proteins encoded together in one Scyliorhinus canicula chromosome 21, sScyCan1.1, whole genome shotgun sequence window:
- the LOC119955466 gene encoding tubulin alpha chain-like — protein MRECLSIHLGQAGVQLGNACWELYCLEHGIQPDGQMPSDKTIGGGDDSFNTFFSETGAGKHIPRAVFVDLEPTVIDEVRTGTYRQLFHPEQLITGKEDAANNYARGHCSIGKEIVDLVLDRIRKVADQCTGLQGFLIFHSFGGGTGSGFTSLLMERLSVDYGKKSKLEFSIYPAPQIATAVVEPYNAVLVTHCTLEHSDCAFMVDNEAIYDVCRRNLDIERPTYTNLNRLMAQIVSSITASLRFDGALNVDLTEFQTNLVPYPRIHFPLLTYAPLISAEKAYHEQLSVSEITNSCFEPANQMVKCDPRQGKYMACCMLYRGDVVPKDVNASIATIKTKRSISFVDWCPTGFKVGINYQPPTVVPGGDLAKVQRALCMLSNTTAIALAWTRLNLKFDKMYAKRAFVHWYVGEGLEEGEFQDAREDMASLEKDYEEVAVDSSSLDRKAEEEE, from the exons ATG CGTGAGTGTCTTTCAATCCACCTTGGCCAGGCAGGTGTGCAGCTCGGTAACGCTTGCTGGGAGCTGTATTGTCTGGAGCATGGAATCCAGCCGGATGGGCAGATGCCCAGTGACAAGACCATCGGAGGTGGTGACGACTCCTTCAACACCTTCTTCAGTGAGACAGGGGCGGGGAAACACATTCCCCGGGCCGTGTTCGTAGATCTAGAGCCCACCGTGATTG ATGAGGTTCGCACAGGCACCTACCGACAGCTCTTTCACCCGGAGCAGCTCATCACTGGTAAGGAGGATGCGGCGAATAACTATGCACGGGGCCACTGCTCCATCGGAAAGGAAATTGTGGATCTGGTCTTGGATCGCATACGGAAGGTG GCTGATCAATGCACCGGACTCCAGGGTTTCCTCATCTTCCACAGTTTTGGGGGGGGCACAGGCTCAGGTTTTACTTCCCTCCTGATGGAGAGACTCTCTGTCGACTATGGGAAGAAATCCAAGCTGGAGTTTTCCATTTATCCTGCTCCCCAGATTGCCACTGCGGTGGTCGAGCCATATAATGCTGTGCTGGTCACCCACTGCACCCTTGAGCACTCTGACTGTGCCTTCATGGTGGACAATGAGGCTATTTACGATGTCTGTCGGCGTAACCTTGACATCGAGAGACCAACTTACACCAACCTCAACCGTCTCATGGCACAGATAGTGTCATCCATCACGGCCTCACTCCGGTTCGACGGTGCCCTCAATGTGGACTTGACTGAGTTTCAAACCAACCTGGTCCCCTATCCCCGCATTCACTTTCCATTGTTAACCTATGCGCCCCTTATATCAGCTGAGAAAGCTTACCACGAGCAACTCTCGGTGTCGGAGATCACCAACTCCTGCTTTGAACCAGCCAaccagatggtgaaatgtgatcCCCGCCAGGGCAAGTACATGGCGTGCTGCATGCTGTACCGAGGAGACGTGGTGCCAAAGGATGTCAACGCTTCCATCGCCACCATCAAGACCAAGCGCTCAATCTCGTTTGTTGACTGGTGTCCGACTGGGTTCAAG GTTGGCATCAACTACCAGCCCCCGACGGTGGTGCCAGGGGGTGACCTGGCAAAGGTACAACGGGCCCTCTGTATGCTGAGCAACACCACTGCCATTGCCTTGGCTTGGACCCGACTGAACCTCAAATTTGATAAGATGTACGCCAAGCGGGCCTTTGTCCACTggtatgtgggggaggggctggaggaaggggagttccaggatgcacGTGAGGACATGGCCTCACTCGAGAAGGATTATGAAGAAGTGGCCGTCGATTCTTCGTCACTGGACAGAAAGGCAGAGGAGGAAGAATAA